Proteins found in one Quercus robur chromosome 2, dhQueRobu3.1, whole genome shotgun sequence genomic segment:
- the LOC126705828 gene encoding receptor-like protein 7: MASSLYRLKFVHLLSFLSTFHLIATRSFSFVQPLCHGHERSYLLQFKQNLVINKTASIDPSAYPKVASWTLEGNNSDCCSWDGVECDEFMGHVIGLDLHSSCLYGSINSSSSLFNLVHLQRLNLAYNHFNYSQIPSTISSLSKLTYLNLSNSSFSSQIPLEFSQLSQMSSLDLSFNHDLEIKKPSLGRLVGNLTLLEKLDLSGVNIISIVSNILANLSSLTSLRLSNCKLHGEFPVGIFKLPNLRVLDVQFNEGLTGYLPDFQRSSPLEEMIFSHTSFSGKLPASIGNLSSLNKIDLYQCNFSGFIPSSLGSLMHLNYLDLSCNTFKGDIPSSIGNLIQLSYVHLAQNELTGPIPFQLANLTQLTHLFLYYNFISGQIPFGLMNLTKLSFLDLAGNHFEGQIPIFNLENLELLDLSTNNFIGKVEFDKFVKLKKLTSLHLSYCGVSLIIGETSDNTTLQKFESLGFGRCNLSKFPDFLANQDELTWLVLDTNNIHGQVPAWFWNVSKKNLEVIDLSYNFLTSLGQHPILLPWTHLAILDLTSNKLQGSLPIPSFSTLQYRVSNNSFTGKISELICNMGSLQVLDLSINNLSGSLPQCLHNFGDSLLILDLRRNTFEGSIPQTWTNGSKLMMINFSQNKFQGRLPRSLAKCIMLKALDFSNNQFSDTFPLWLGNLPNLKILILRSNKFYGPIRTHKTKYKFPSLQIFDLSYNSFTGSLPLKFFQYSYSSRFDSADHLSYIQINSSFSFQGYKWYQEYSFAMMMINKGVVTIYTKVQELFTALDFSSNRFDGDIPESIGNLNLRGLRLLNFSNNILTGQIPQGLKNLVNLESLDLSQNKLYGEIPQQLTQLTFLESFNVSNNHLMGPVPQGKQFNTFPSNSFEGNPGLCGSPLTKKCKNFEVSLPSPSTPEESQDLGSPFQFGWKIVLIGYGFGLVVGVTIGQVVSARNHDWLMKTFRRKLQRGLI, from the coding sequence ATGGCGTCCTCTTTGTATCGTTTAAAATTTGTGCACTTGCTTTCTTTCCTCTCAACATTTCATCTCATAGCCACTCGCTCGTTTTCCTTTGTACAGCCTCTTTGCCATGGTCATGAAAGGTCTTACTTGCTGCAATTTAAGCAAAACCTTGTCATCAACAAAACTGCTTCCATTGATCCATCGGCTTATCCCAAGGTTGCATCCTGGACATTAGAAGGAAACAACAGTGACTGCTGCTCATGGGATGGGGTAGAGTGTGATGAGTTCATGGGCCATGTCATTGGTCTTGACCTCCATAGCAGCTGTCTCTATGGTTCTATTAACTCTAGCAGTAGCCTTTTCAATCTTGTTCATCTCCAAAGGCTTAATCTTGCTTACAATCATTTTAACTACTCTCAAATTCCATCCACAATTTCCAGTCTATCCAAACTAACATATCTCaatctctctaattcttctttttctagtCAAATCCCATTAGAATTTTCACAATTGTCCCAAATGTCATCCCTCGATCTTTCTTTCAACCATGATTTGGAAATCAAGAAGCCAAGTCTAGGTCGCCTAGTTGGAAATTTAACCCTTCTAGAAAAACTTGATTTGAGTGGGGTGAACATAATCTCCATTGTGTCTAATATCTTGGCAAATTTGTCTTCTTTAACGTCCCTTCGTCTCAGCAACTGCAAATTGCATGGGGAATTTCCAGTAGGCATCTTTAAGCTTCCAAATTTACGAGTTCTTGATGTGCAATTCAATGAAGGTCTCACAGGTTATCTGCCTGACTTTCAACGGAGTAGTCCCCTTGAGGAAATGATCTTCTCACACACAAGTTTCTCAGGTAAGCTACCTGCTTCAATAGGAAACCTTAGCTCTTTGAATAAAATTGATCTTTATCAGTGCAACTTCTCTGGGTTCATTCCATCTTCACTTGGTAGCCTCATGCATCTAAATTATCTAGACCTTTCTTGTAACACTTTCAAGGGCGACATTCCATCTTCCATTGGAAACCTCATCCAACTTTCTTATGTACACCTTGCACAAAATGAATTGACTGGTCCAATCCCTTTTCAGCTTGCAAACCTAACCCAGTTGACTCACCTTTttctatattataattttattagtggCCAGATCCCTTTTGGGCTTATGAACCTCACCAAATTATCTTTCTTGGACCTTGCGGGCAACCACTTTGAAGGTCAGATTCCAATCTTTAACCTTGAGAATCTTGAACTTCTTGATCTTTCCACAAACAATTTTATTGGCAAAGTGGAGTTCGACAAGTTTGTTAAGCTCAAAAAATTAACTTCCTTGCATCTATCTTATTGTGGGGTGTCATTAATTATTGGTGAAACTAGTGACAATACAACACTTCAAAAGTTTGAAAGTTTAGGATTTGGTAGGTGCAACTTGAGCAAGTTCCCAGACTTCCTAGCAAACCAAGATGAACTAACATGGCTAGTCCTAGACACCAACAACATTCATGGTCAAGTACCGGCATGGTTTTGgaatgtgagtaaaaaaaatttagaggtTATCGACCTTTCATACAACTTTCTTACAAGCCTCGGTCAAcatccaattcttcttccttggaCCCATCTAGCCATTTTAGACCTCACATCTAACAAGCTCCAAGGATCACTTCCAATTCCATCTTTCTCCACCTTGCAATATCGTGTATCAAACAATTCATTCACTGGAAAAATTTCAGAGTTGATTTGTAACATGGGTTCTCTTCAGGTCCTTGATTTGTCAATTAACAACTTAAGTGGTTCACTTCCTCAATGCTTGCACAACTTTGGTGATTCTCTGCTTATATTGGATTTACGGAGGAACACATTTGAAGGAAGCATCCCACAAACTTGGACAAATGGAAGCAAATTAATGATGATTAACTTTAGCCAAAACAAGTTTCAAGGGAGGTTACCAAGATCTTTGGCAAAGTGTATAATGTTGAAGGCCCTTGATTTCAGTAATAACCAATTCAGTGATACTTTTCCCTTATGGTTAGGAAACCTTCCGAATTTAAAGATTCTCATTTTGCGGTCCAACAAATTCTATGGCCCAATAAGGActcataaaacaaaatataagttTCCCAGCTTGCAAATCTTTGACCTCTCGTACAATAGTTTTACTGGAAGTTTGCCAttaaaattctttcaatattccTATTCTTCCAGATTTGATAGCGCAGACCACTTATCATATATTCAAATAAATTCATCCTTCAGTTTTCAAGGTTACAAATGGTATCAGGAGTATAGTTTTGCAATGATGATGATAAACAAAGGAGTGGTCACGATTTACACGAAGGTTCAAGAATTGTTCACAGCTCTTGATTTCTCAAGTAATAGATTTGACGGAGATATTCCAGAATCCATtggaaatttaaatttaagaggCCTTCGTTTGCTCAATTTTTCCAATAACATTCTCACTGGTCAAATCCCACAAGGCTTAAAAAACCTTGTAAATTTGGAATCACTAGACCTTTCTCAAAACAAGCTTTACGGGGAAATCCCACAACAACTAACGCAACTTACTTTCCTGGAATCCTTCAATGTTTCTAATAATCATCTCATGGGACCTGTACCACAAGGAAAACAATTTAACACTTTTCCAAGCAATTCATTTGAAGGAAATCCAGGATTGTGTGGTAGCCCATTGACAAAGAAATGTAAGAACTTTGAGGTTTCACTACCTTCACCTTCAACTCCTGAAGAGAGTCAAGATTTGGGGTCCCCATTTCAATTTGGTTGGAAAATTGTTTTGATTGGGTATGGATTTGGACTAGTTGTTGGAGTGACTATAGGGCAGGTTGTGAGTGCAAGGAATCACGATTGGTTAATGAAGACCTTCAGAAGGAAACTGCAGAGGGGATTGATTTAA